The Actinomycetota bacterium genomic interval CCGCCCCGGCTTCCTGGCCCGCCGCCGGCTGCTGGAGCGACTCACCGAGGGGACGGCCCACGAGCTCACCCTGGTCTGCGCCCCGGCCGGCTTCGGGAAGACAAGCCTGCTCGGCGACTGGGTCCGGCGCGGCCAGCAGCGGGTGGCCTGGCTGTCGCTGGACGGTGGCGACAGTGACCCGGCGCGGTTCTGGCGGTATGTCGCCGCCGCCCTGGACACGGTCCGGCCCGGGGTTCGCCAGCGGGCCGATTCACTGTTCCAGGGTGCCCAGCCGTCACCCGACGCGGTGCTGACCATGCTGGTCAACGAGCTGGTCGAGGGCCCAGGGGAGGTCGTGCTCGTCCTGGACGACTACCACCTGGTGGAGGCGCCGCCGGTCCACGACAGCCTGGCCGCCCTGCTGGAGCGTGTCCCGCCGCAGCTCCGGCTGGTGCTGGCCAGCCGCACCGACCCGTCCCTGCCGCTGGCCAGGCTGCGAGCCGGCGGGCAGCTGACCGAGCTGCGCGAGGCCGACCTGCGCTTCACCCCCGAAGAAGCTGCCGCGCTGCTGCGGACGGCGGTCGGGCCCGAGCTGCCCGAGGCGGCCGTGGCGGCACTGGGCGACCGGACCGAAGGCTGGGTCGTCGGGCTGCAGCTGGCCGCCCTGTCGCTGCGGGGCCACGCCGATGTCGGCGCCTTCGTGGAGGGGTTCTCGGGCAGCCACCGCTATGTGCTGGACTACCTGTGCGAGGAGGTGCTGGACGGCCAGCCCGAGCCGCTGCGGGCGTTCCTGCTGGAGACCTCGATCCTGGAGCGGCTGTCGGGGCCGTTGTGTGATGCGGTGACGGGGCGAGCGGACGGCCAGGAGCTGCTGGAGCAGGCCGAGCGGGCGAACCTGTTCCTGCACCCGCTGGACGAGGTGCGGGGCTGGTGGCGCTACCACCACCTGTTCGCCGACTTCCTCCGCGTCCGCCTGCAGCAGGAGCGGCCCGACCGGGTCGAGGAGCTGCACCGGAACGCGGCCGCCTGGCACGAGGCGCAGGGCCTGGCCGACGAGGCCATCGGGCATGCGCTGGCCGCCGGTGACGCCACCTGGGCGGCCCGGCTGATCGAACGGCAGATCGATGCGTGCATCCTGCGCTGGGAGGGGGCGACGTTGCAGCGCTGGCTTGCCGCCCTGCCGGCCGAGCTGGTCGGCTCCCGGCCGCGGCTGTCGCTGGCGCAGGCCAACCTGGCCCTGATCAGCGGCCGGGTGGAGGCCATCGAAGGTCCGCTCGGCGCGGCCGAGCGCGGGGTCGCGGATGTGGTCGACGAGCCGTACGAGCCCTCGGTCGGCAGGGCGGCGAGCATGATGGCCAACCTCCCGGCGGCGATCGCGCTCCAGCGCGCCGGCCTGGCCAACCTCCGCGGCGACGCCGGGCAGATGCGCGCGGCGGCCAGGCGGGCCCTGGACGAGCTGGGCGAGGGCGAATGGATGCTGGAGTCGCTCGCCCGCTGGTACCTGGCCGCGGCGGAATGGGTGGCCGGTCGTCTGGTGGAGGCCGAAGCGGCGTTGGCGTCCAGCATCGCCGGGTGGCGGACAGCCAGCCAGCGCGCTCCGGCGGCGGCCGCGCTGGGCTACCACTGCCTGGGTCTGGTCCAGCGCGACCAGGGCCGCCTGGAGGCCGCCTTGGCCACCTACCGGGAGGCGCTGGCCGTGGCCGCCGAGGCGGATGGGACGGCTCCGCCGATCGCCGGCGTCGCCTACACCGGGATGGCCGGGGTGCTGTACGAACGAGGCGATCTCGACTCGGCGCTGAAGCACGCCACCAACGGCATCGCCCTGTGCCGGCAGCTCGTCTACACTCCGCCGCTGGTCGCCGGCCTGCTCACCCTGGCCTGGGTCCGCCAGGCCCAGGGCGACCGGGCCGGCGCCCTCGACGCCCTCGGACAGGCCGAGCGGCTACAGCTCAGCCCCGTGGTCGTCGGCCTGATCAACCCGGTACCGGCCGAGCGGGCCCGGCTGGCCCTGGCCCAGGGCGACGTCGACGCCGCCGTCCGCTGGGCCCGGGGACGCGGCCTCCGCGCCGAGGACGAGCCCAGCTACCCGCGCCAGCATGAGTACCTGGTGCTGGTGCGGGTGCTGCTCGCCAGGCAGGCGCCCGAGCAGGCCCTGGGGCTGCTGGAACGACTGCACGCCAGCGCGGCCGCCCAGGGGCGGACGGGCAGCG includes:
- a CDS encoding LuxR C-terminal-related transcriptional regulator yields the protein MAEPSTTTPVEAERDRLLATKLHVPRPRPGFLARRRLLERLTEGTAHELTLVCAPAGFGKTSLLGDWVRRGQQRVAWLSLDGGDSDPARFWRYVAAALDTVRPGVRQRADSLFQGAQPSPDAVLTMLVNELVEGPGEVVLVLDDYHLVEAPPVHDSLAALLERVPPQLRLVLASRTDPSLPLARLRAGGQLTELREADLRFTPEEAAALLRTAVGPELPEAAVAALGDRTEGWVVGLQLAALSLRGHADVGAFVEGFSGSHRYVLDYLCEEVLDGQPEPLRAFLLETSILERLSGPLCDAVTGRADGQELLEQAERANLFLHPLDEVRGWWRYHHLFADFLRVRLQQERPDRVEELHRNAAAWHEAQGLADEAIGHALAAGDATWAARLIERQIDACILRWEGATLQRWLAALPAELVGSRPRLSLAQANLALISGRVEAIEGPLGAAERGVADVVDEPYEPSVGRAASMMANLPAAIALQRAGLANLRGDAGQMRAAARRALDELGEGEWMLESLARWYLAAAEWVAGRLVEAEAALASSIAGWRTASQRAPAAAALGYHCLGLVQRDQGRLEAALATYREALAVAAEADGTAPPIAGVAYTGMAGVLYERGDLDSALKHATNGIALCRQLVYTPPLVAGLLTLAWVRQAQGDRAGALDALGQAERLQLSPVVVGLINPVPAERARLALAQGDVDAAVRWARGRGLRAEDEPSYPRQHEYLVLVRVLLARQAPEQALGLLERLHASAAAQGRTGSVIEVRTLQGLALSASGDQAGALATLAEAIALAAPEGYLRVFVDEGPPMAALLRQLLADRRQDRPAAAAAPRDHLARLVDAFDQAGLPVRLPVRRGGVVVAGLVEPLTERELDVLRLLSVGTPNRAIAEDLVITLDTVKRHLSHLFSKLEVANRTQAVARARELGLLP